The sequence below is a genomic window from Gossypium hirsutum isolate 1008001.06 chromosome A11, Gossypium_hirsutum_v2.1, whole genome shotgun sequence.
AAGCAGCCGCCGGATAGCAATTTCAAAATGGCTTCGGCTCGGCAGCGCATGTGATTGGAGCCGCCGATGCGCCTCTTCCTTTGTATTTTCTCAGCTTTGGACGTCGTACTTTTAGGTTGGCTTCGCGCGCTTGAGATGCCGCTTGAGCTGGTCGACAAGCACGATGTCGTCTGAGCCGTGGCCATGTTTCGTGAGATTAATGACTTGAAGGATGATACTTTCCGGTCATCGGATCTCCAACAGATCTTCGAGCGTCTCCTTTTCACCACCTGCGAAAGTTCatagaatttagaaaaaaaaaatgaaagttgaaAAATTACGAAGAAACTTGAACTGATCGTGGAGATATATTGAATcgaaatttgaaattcaaaatcTAACGAGagtgaaaacataaatcaaaggCACATAAtcaagaataaattgaatattattgcaatcaaatcataataaaaggaatcatatacgatgctcagagaaaataaattcaaaataattagtAATTGCAAAAGAAGAAAAGTAAACGTAAACATTGAAGAAACTACAACAGCTTGAGGTttgaatttaaaaacaaattgaGAGAAATCGAGATCGATCTCACTTGGTTGAATTTTGAACTATTATCTCAGAGTGAATGATCATACCACAAAATTCTTGCTAAATCATTACGTTTTCAGATGCAGGAAATAACAGTCAAATTCAGCATCTCAAATATCATCCAAACACTATTCCAAACATAGTATTGAAGCTCaagcaactaaaacaagaagaataaattgaatttgataaaaacttaagaaattgaaataaaacaaacaaaaaaccgAAAAAATACAGCGAAAAGAGGAGAAACAGAGTAAGGCAATGAAACCTTGAGCTTGATCTCATGGCAACGAGCCACGGCTGCGATGATCCGTAGCCTCTGTTGCTTACGTGAAGATAACTGATGGCTCGTGAGAGAGGAACTGCAGGATTCGGATTCATTCGAAGGCATCAATCTCAACTTATTTTCTTCGCTCATGCTTGTTTCTCCTTTCGTCTCACCATCACTACAACCGATCGTCAACCttttcaaaaaaggaaaaagaacagCAAAGGTATCAtggaaataaaattcaaaaaaacaaTTGATCtaatatttgaataatttttcGTTGAATTTTACTTTGGAGGTTGAGTTGAAAGGAGGAGAAGAGCTGAAGCCACAGTTCGTTCGACCGGAGATGGAAAGGTAGCCATGTTTGAATCTTGGCGGGGCtggtttaaattttttgaatcttttttttttccttctaaaaTTACTCAAATCTGACCCTTTTGATAATGTGCGAGTTTAGAGAAAGTTTGTAGGGCTACTTTTAAGTTTATGTTAGTGCAGTTTagttaaagaattttaaaattgtgttggtaatttttttaaaatattacaagtACAGAGTAATCAAAGTATTAAATTATTACGATATAAATTATTCGAGtaattataaaatagaatcaaataAATTAGTACTAGACTAGTATCAAACTATCATAACATGGATTGCTCGAGTAATCGAAtagaatcaaataaattaaacaagACTAAAATTCACACATAACAACTATACATTATGGAACTCGAAAAcccatatatataatatacatggTGGGTCAAGATCCATGATCTCCACCTTTGTCAACAAAGTCAAGGCTTTATTAGTATGTTGGTATTTGCTTATGTTAGTCTGTTTAAATTAAATGGACTCGTAGTTCTTGAACATTAGACCAATAtgttaatgataattaaaatttatttatagatAATATATGTTTAGAGGAGGTGGGATTCACTCTTGGAAAAGCTTTTACAATGTTGTCCGAAGAATCGACGAACCCCTCAACAATAGAGGTATTATATTTGGTTTTAGCTCCAGGTTTTGTCTCCCAACTCTACGAAGAGTCCTCAAAAGATTCACGGAGTAGGAGCGCCTCTTCCACCAAAGAAATGTGAGTATTGGCTTTGGTGGGATCCAAACCCATGACCTTATATGTAGGGTAGAgcaattttttagttaaaaaaaaagcGACCCACCTTTTTCACTTCCGTTTTAGTTGGGTGAAATGAGTTGGATGATTTTGACCTCAATTTAATCGGTTAATTCAATCAAGTATCGATTTTTGAACCCCAAATTGAATCTCACTTCGTGAATCTATTGAGTGCTCTCCACGAAGTTGAGAGATAAAAACTTGGAGATAAAATCGAGTATAGGCATCTCGAGTACAATAATTTCACCATTAAAGGGTCCCTTGGTTCCTTAAGCAGTACTTCAAAAATTTATTCGAGATTGAGTCTAATATTTCTTAATTGAGATAAAtagtaaaccataaaaatatttcttaattttCACATATAAATGGACTAGTATTAATTTGCCCTAAACATTAGGTAAGCGTGAATAGAGCTTGAGCCTTAATCTTCGAGGTGTTGCACTTTTAAGAGAAGAATATAAGTTCAAATTTTAGATATAACATTGTTAGAAAAAGTAATTATAAATCtcaaacataaattataaaacagatTTGAAAGATAAAAAGATAAAACCAATTAGGGCATTGGTCTAGAAAATTTCATTAAATCGATTGACTTAGAAATTGGTATGAGCCAATTAAACTATGCGGTTCAACCAACCGaatcaaacttttttaaaaatattttttataattttttaaataatttattttattaaaccaaacaAACTAATTGAACTGTTAGACCAATAAACTAATGACTTGACCAGTTCAACtatcgattttaaaaaatttacatgtaATGCCTGGTGGGGACGGTGAGGGCTCTTTGTGCTGTTTGGTCGGAAGTGGGCCCTTGTTTTGTTTGTCCCGTGGTTTCGGCCTTTAGTTACCCATTTCATAACTGAAATGAACGTACATTACCGAACAAATGGAAGGAAAAGACAAGCTAAAATCATAAGATGATTGACCAGTGCCATATTTTGCCTAAAATAACAACTTCGCCACTCCTTCGAGCTCTCACAAATATTTTCCCACCATCCAAACAGTAACCGAAACagaaggggaaaaaaaaaaaagaacctctAATCTCGCTTCACCATGATAATTTCATTCAAGCAATTCTCTGTCTCACATTTTGCAAATCTCAAAAACAattctaaataataatatttattattagatAAAATTTGGAAATAAGAACTCACCCAACGCTAAAAAACTGCAATAATtaacctttttttaataaaaaaaaattccagcTCTGTTTTCTTCTGTTTCTCCCCTTCTTCATACTCAATCTCTCTCTGTCAAGGTATCTTTccttttgtatttatgtttttttttcttttttctgtgtGATAACGGGACATTGATttgatattctttttcttttagattATAATTGATTTGGATATTCATTTTGTTCCTGTTTGATTTTATGTTTGTTCTTCTGGGTATGCTTTATTTTGTCATCATTTTAATGGgctttgtttctttttctctAGTTTTTTAAATCATGTACGATACTGGTGTCAACTTTTCATAACTTTCTCGTACACTTTTTTTGTCTTTAAGCTTCttgttaaatatatttatatatcgttAAAGCTAGGGAAATGATTTGATTTCTTACTGTTAATGAGCATTATACAGATAAGGAAACATTAGCTTTCGTTTTGAATTGTTGTTgatgtcaacttttcatatttttctagtaatttttaatgCATTTCCGTGCTAGTGCTAAAAATCCTTTGTTGCCTAGCGAATTTCAGTACAATGCTCACTCAGAGTGCTTATTATGAGTGATTTCTAGGATGCAGTAACGGCAGGGCCGAAGCAGGAAAATTGCTTTAGGAGGGGTTAGAAACGAATCTTAAATTTTGGGGGAGCCAAAGTgaattttaccattatattaatGTATAGTTTCATGAACTTCAAATGGACTAAAAGGAATATTTACCATTTTGGAGGGCATCTACGCCCCAGCATGGCGGTTTGAGAGAGATTGAAGAGGGTATTCTCTAAGAGCTTGGAACAACTGGAAACAAATTTTGGGACTAGGCTATCGTAGGGTAAATGGTTCTTTGTTATTTTAGACTTTTAGTACGAAAATGATGGATTATTGGTTTAAGGAATAAGACAATAGAGGAGTCTATCAATTTCTGAATCATACGACGTTGGCAAACCAGTGCATATAGGGtatgatgattttttttactttaatgaaAAATTCTGATTGTAATGCTAATTATGGGAACATCATCTTGATGTTTTGAATCCTGCAATGCTAGCTGCATGGACAGAACACACGGTTCATGTTTATTCAAGCTGAAAAGTTGCTATTTATATATTGTCTTTTTGCAATTTGTTAGGctacttctttttctttcctttt
It includes:
- the LOC107923502 gene encoding uncharacterized protein; protein product: MSEENKLRLMPSNESESCSSSLTSHQLSSRKQQRLRIIAAVARCHEIKLKVVKRRRSKICWRSDDRKVSSFKSLISRNMATAQTTSCLSTSSSGISSARSQPKSTTSKAEKIQRKRRIGGSNHMRCRAEAILKLLSGGCFAEVNIRRMLGDSPDTSKALRMLLKKEEVKRSGTGGQKDPYIYTIA